The Streptomyces achromogenes genome window below encodes:
- a CDS encoding glycosyl hydrolase family 65 protein, whose translation MSSPGDRARAGAPVRFRTAQSTMPSATVRPRARARTTRRTASIGLALAGLLLGTAMVPASAAPEPGKTGGDDGWVLSTTDTSKSYAPTFVGNGYLATRVPEAGHGYSSTPLVTQSQLAGFYGAPSPGTEERASLPSWTTLGFGGSGSGGVYGIGSWSCAFGRLCPAAYGKISGGAFVENSHPGGIVGGYLAGLNNGGNSTVGGTGVVPIRDASAGKATLAIRYANGSGDPQTVHLGVNGTLQQLTLPGTGGWDDWSVLTVPVTLAAGANTLEITVKEGDTARVNVDYLVAYPEGSQPPTEIAPRTVGTTSKYRQSLDLRTGVLSTSFDWTSPAGDATSFAYEVNANRAEGHLGTVSVRAVPHWSGTATVVDEFDGRGLHRASTTSPRVDSKNATLSQTVVTDGRLATAGLNSVLRVNDKAVPTKAMDVPDGSAAQSAAFPVRAGQTYRITKYVGIAASVDTDRSLKAATPQQAAASTAARAAKAGYQQLLTRNDKEWSRLWQSSISIPGDSAMTAQIHASMFYLLASMRPGVTWSTSPGGLSSDGYSGHVFWDMETWMYPALLAQYPDIANGANTYRQKLLSAAEANAAKLSTPSQPIKGAKFAWESALTGKETAPDPWGTYEVHINSDIALAQWQYYQASGDKEWLRDKAWPVLKGIADYWATRAVPNSSGGYDINDVMGPDEYNYPVDNGATTNAGAQASLRIAIRTAQLVGRTADPAWKKVADGLKIPVDTKNDIHAEFDGYDGRTVKQADVTLLQYPWAVPMSPSLAQNDLDYYKERTDPGGPSMTDAIAAINGAALGSPGCQVYDYMRNSAEPYQAAPFNQWYETRNGGAFNFTTGQGGYLQEFLYGFTGMRWGTDAVTIDPFLPPQLPGVNVTRVKWRGRTFDLSVGQKTTKLTLRSGKPLPVRVGIGSDDVRKVKPGTSLQVPTRHPAGDATQCDS comes from the coding sequence GTGAGCAGTCCGGGTGACCGTGCCAGAGCCGGCGCCCCGGTCCGCTTCCGGACCGCGCAGTCCACGATGCCGTCGGCGACCGTCCGCCCACGTGCCCGCGCACGCACCACCAGGAGGACGGCGTCCATCGGGCTGGCCCTGGCCGGCCTGCTCCTGGGCACCGCGATGGTGCCCGCCTCGGCCGCGCCCGAACCGGGTAAGACGGGCGGGGACGACGGTTGGGTGCTGAGCACGACCGACACCTCGAAGAGCTACGCCCCGACCTTCGTCGGCAACGGCTACCTCGCCACGCGGGTGCCCGAGGCGGGCCACGGCTACAGCAGCACGCCCCTCGTTACCCAGTCCCAGCTGGCCGGCTTCTACGGCGCTCCCTCGCCCGGGACCGAGGAACGAGCCAGCCTGCCGAGCTGGACCACGCTCGGGTTCGGCGGCAGTGGCAGCGGCGGTGTCTATGGCATCGGGAGCTGGTCCTGCGCCTTCGGCCGGCTGTGCCCGGCCGCGTACGGGAAGATCTCCGGCGGCGCGTTCGTCGAGAACTCCCATCCGGGCGGGATCGTGGGCGGCTACCTGGCCGGCCTGAACAATGGAGGCAACTCGACGGTCGGCGGCACCGGCGTCGTTCCGATCCGCGACGCGTCGGCCGGCAAGGCCACGCTTGCCATCCGGTACGCGAACGGGAGCGGCGACCCGCAGACCGTCCACCTCGGCGTCAACGGCACGCTTCAGCAACTGACCCTGCCCGGCACGGGCGGTTGGGACGACTGGTCGGTGCTGACCGTCCCGGTGACGCTGGCCGCAGGAGCGAACACACTCGAGATCACCGTCAAGGAGGGTGACACAGCGCGGGTGAACGTCGACTACCTCGTGGCGTATCCGGAAGGCTCACAGCCACCCACGGAGATCGCCCCCCGGACGGTCGGCACCACCAGCAAGTACCGGCAGTCGCTGGACCTGCGCACCGGCGTGCTGAGCACGTCGTTCGACTGGACTTCGCCCGCGGGCGACGCGACCAGCTTCGCCTACGAGGTCAACGCCAACCGCGCGGAGGGCCACCTGGGCACGGTGAGCGTCCGGGCCGTACCGCACTGGAGCGGAACGGCCACCGTGGTGGACGAGTTCGACGGGCGTGGCCTGCACCGCGCCTCCACCACCAGCCCGCGGGTGGACAGCAAGAACGCGACCCTCTCACAGACGGTCGTCACCGACGGAAGGCTCGCCACCGCCGGGCTCAACTCGGTACTGCGTGTCAACGACAAGGCCGTGCCGACCAAGGCGATGGACGTACCCGACGGCAGCGCCGCACAGAGCGCCGCATTCCCGGTCCGTGCCGGTCAGACGTACCGGATCACCAAGTACGTGGGCATCGCTGCCAGCGTCGACACCGACCGTTCGCTCAAGGCCGCGACCCCGCAGCAGGCCGCAGCGAGTACCGCGGCCCGCGCCGCCAAGGCCGGCTACCAGCAGCTGCTCACCCGCAACGACAAGGAATGGTCGCGACTGTGGCAGTCGAGCATCTCGATCCCCGGTGACAGCGCCATGACCGCGCAGATTCACGCGTCCATGTTCTACCTGCTCGCGAGCATGCGCCCCGGTGTCACCTGGAGCACCAGCCCGGGCGGGCTGTCCTCGGACGGCTACAGCGGTCACGTGTTCTGGGACATGGAGACCTGGATGTACCCGGCGCTGCTCGCCCAGTACCCCGACATCGCCAACGGGGCGAACACCTACCGGCAGAAGCTGTTGTCCGCCGCCGAGGCGAACGCCGCCAAGCTGTCCACGCCCAGCCAGCCGATCAAGGGCGCCAAGTTCGCCTGGGAGAGCGCACTGACCGGCAAGGAGACCGCCCCCGACCCCTGGGGCACGTACGAGGTCCACATCAACTCCGACATCGCCCTGGCGCAGTGGCAGTACTACCAGGCGAGCGGCGACAAGGAGTGGCTGCGGGACAAGGCATGGCCGGTGCTGAAGGGCATCGCCGACTACTGGGCCACCCGCGCCGTACCCAATTCCTCCGGCGGCTACGACATCAACGACGTCATGGGCCCGGACGAGTACAACTACCCTGTCGACAACGGCGCGACCACCAACGCCGGAGCGCAGGCGTCACTGCGCATCGCCATCCGCACCGCGCAACTCGTGGGCCGAACCGCCGACCCGGCGTGGAAGAAGGTCGCCGACGGCCTGAAGATCCCGGTCGACACCAAGAACGACATCCACGCCGAGTTCGACGGCTACGACGGGCGGACCGTCAAGCAGGCCGACGTCACCCTGCTGCAGTACCCCTGGGCTGTACCGATGTCACCGAGCCTGGCCCAGAACGACCTCGACTACTACAAGGAGCGCACCGACCCGGGCGGCCCGTCCATGACGGACGCGATCGCCGCCATCAACGGCGCGGCCCTCGGCTCGCCGGGCTGCCAGGTCTACGACTACATGCGCAACAGCGCGGAGCCATACCAGGCCGCACCGTTCAACCAGTGGTACGAGACCCGCAACGGCGGAGCGTTCAACTTCACCACCGGCCAAGGCGGCTACCTGCAGGAATTCCTCTACGGGTTCACCGGGATGCGCTGGGGAACCGACGCCGTCACCATCGATCCCTTCCTGCCGCCGCAGCTGCCGGGCGTCAACGTCACCCGGGTGAAATGGCGGGGGCGCACATTCGACCTGTCCGTCGGCCAGAAGACGACCAAGCTGACCCTGCGCTCCGGTAAGCCGCTTCCCGTGCGGGTCGGCATCGGCAGCGATGACGTACGCAAGGTCAAGCCCGGCACGTCACTGCAGGTGCCCACCAGGCACCCGGCAGGCGACGCGACGCAATGCGACTCGTGA
- a CDS encoding extracellular solute-binding protein: MRTPRTLQIACAPIAVALLVASCSQSDDSTNANAPAKSTTDSGEGKLVMWYVGDKADKDLESLAKEFEQQNPGVTVRITTVPWDAAHEKLITAIADGDTPDLSLVDSSWVTELAATNGLRATPASIRPWMFFPGSWDTTTYKNTSYGVPFIADTSVIYYRTDITAKAGIKGAPARDWAGYLKDLKAIQATAGKQNAKLRHATQLQTGRDSWLLWLPMVWQQGGNIYDATARKFTFDSPAVTKALEYYSAIFKGGLSPDDGTDSGQKFQNGLIGTVQQGASTGGNFHLNAPALDSKWQTMPLPKGEQAAGLATGSDLAVFKDARNPDAAGKFVRYLIDVDNITAYADASGNLPAVASAWYEAEQGDDPRLAPFHTQLQATGAPPAITTWQQIADLIDSELEKLADGKATITQTQQTLQAKATSIGPGL; encoded by the coding sequence GTGCGCACCCCCAGAACCCTGCAGATAGCCTGCGCCCCCATCGCCGTGGCTCTGCTGGTCGCCAGCTGCAGCCAGAGCGACGACTCCACGAACGCCAACGCCCCGGCGAAAAGCACCACCGACAGCGGGGAGGGCAAGCTGGTCATGTGGTACGTGGGTGACAAGGCCGACAAGGACCTTGAGAGCCTGGCGAAGGAGTTCGAGCAGCAGAACCCCGGTGTGACGGTGCGGATCACCACGGTGCCGTGGGACGCCGCGCACGAGAAGCTGATCACCGCGATCGCCGACGGCGACACACCCGACTTGTCCCTGGTCGACTCGAGTTGGGTGACGGAGCTGGCCGCAACGAACGGCTTGCGGGCCACTCCGGCCTCGATCAGGCCGTGGATGTTCTTCCCAGGATCGTGGGACACCACGACGTACAAGAACACTTCCTACGGGGTCCCGTTCATCGCCGACACCTCGGTGATCTACTACCGCACCGACATCACGGCGAAGGCCGGCATCAAGGGAGCCCCGGCCAGGGACTGGGCCGGTTACCTGAAGGACCTGAAGGCCATCCAGGCCACCGCGGGCAAGCAGAATGCCAAGCTGCGCCATGCCACCCAGCTGCAGACCGGCCGCGACTCATGGCTGCTCTGGCTGCCGATGGTGTGGCAGCAGGGCGGGAACATCTACGACGCCACCGCCAGGAAGTTCACCTTCGACTCACCTGCGGTGACCAAGGCGCTGGAGTACTACAGCGCAATTTTCAAGGGCGGTCTGTCGCCTGATGACGGGACGGACTCCGGGCAGAAATTCCAGAACGGGCTGATCGGCACCGTGCAGCAGGGCGCCAGCACTGGCGGCAACTTCCACCTCAACGCCCCCGCGCTGGACAGCAAGTGGCAGACCATGCCCCTGCCGAAGGGCGAGCAGGCCGCCGGCCTGGCAACGGGGAGCGACCTCGCGGTCTTCAAGGACGCCCGGAACCCGGACGCAGCGGGGAAGTTCGTCAGGTACCTCATCGATGTCGACAACATCACCGCCTACGCAGACGCCTCCGGCAACCTGCCCGCCGTAGCCAGCGCCTGGTACGAGGCGGAGCAGGGTGACGACCCCAGGTTGGCACCCTTCCACACCCAGCTGCAGGCCACTGGCGCCCCGCCGGCCATCACCACCTGGCAGCAGATCGCCGACCTGATCGACAGCGAACTGGAGAAGCTCGCCGACGGTAAGGCCACGATTACCCAAACGCAGCAGACCCTGCAAGCCAAGGCCACCAGCATTGGCCCTGGCCTCTGA
- a CDS encoding serine hydrolase, with amino-acid sequence MQPAEEDSGPTGRCTGPARARAPAVPDSGSGPRAALDDAEADAGACAGLSAATRRSTGTERDVDRFFTALLGGRLLPPAQLAEMRRTVSVSENFQVGFPGLRYGLGLMQQPLTCGGDTWGHGGDLEGFTVRTSFTADGRRSVVVVANGTGGG; translated from the coding sequence GTGCAGCCCGCCGAGGAGGACAGCGGGCCGACCGGGCGCTGCACCGGTCCGGCGAGAGCGCGGGCGCCTGCGGTTCCGGACAGTGGTTCTGGACCGCGGGCTGCCCTCGACGATGCCGAGGCCGACGCGGGGGCCTGTGCCGGACTCTCAGCGGCAACCCGCAGATCCACCGGCACCGAACGCGACGTGGACCGCTTCTTCACCGCCCTGCTCGGCGGACGCCTGCTGCCTCCCGCCCAGCTCGCGGAGATGCGCAGGACCGTGTCCGTCAGCGAGAACTTTCAAGTGGGGTTCCCCGGCCTGCGGTACGGCCTGGGACTGATGCAGCAGCCGCTGACCTGCGGCGGCGATACCTGGGGCCACGGAGGGGACCTGGAGGGATTCACGGTGCGCACCAGCTTCACCGCAGACGGGCGCCGCTCAGTCGTCGTAGTCGCCAACGGCACCGGCGGCGGCTAG
- a CDS encoding glycoside hydrolase family 2 TIM barrel-domain containing protein yields MPSPLSTYVSDTAPWRGALRPARSWLHSDVPSQSLNGPWQFRLSPTAAVAEDFAAEDFDDQGWDSIPVPAHWVLEGDGAYGRPIYTNVQYPFPIDPPHVPDENPTGDYRRRFDLPEDWSDAERLLLRFDGVESLFRVWVNGDEIGSASGSRLAHEFDVTSAVRPGDNVVAVRVHQWSAASYLEDQDQWWLPGIFRDVTLLARPAGGVEDVWLRTGYDHGNGRIDPEVTADAAAFPVTLRIPELGVERVWATPADVAPLDIAGVEPWSAEQPRLYDATVSSAAESITLRVGFRTVEIRGDRFLVNGRRVVFHGMNRHEAHPERGRVFDEKHARADLARMKRFNVNAIRTSHYPPHPRLLDLADELGFWIVLECDLETHGFENVDWADNPSDDPAWRAAYLDRVERTVERDKNHPGVVIWSLGNEAGTGANLAAMSAWVHARDPERPVHYEGDYTGEYTDVYSRMYATVPEIEQIGTDGSGAPLLGCTPAQGARQRTKPFLLCEYAHAMGNGPGALDQYEELAHRFPRLHGGFVWEWRDHGILTTAPDGTPYHAYGGDFGEVVHDGNFVMDGMVLSDDVPTPSLHEFKAVTQPIRFAFDGDTLEITNLRHSADTSDLRFRWRVEHDGNPVDSGEWDAPLLAAGESGQVPLPPVAVAPHGETWLTVEAVLAAATAWAPQGHEIATAQLDRSVRRPVPAARPRRDWRPGEGTLTLGIAEFTDGSLTRLAGRPVTGPRLELFRAPTDNDESRADRLEGSDNSVLGVSSADTWRRDGLDRLTTRRLGVEQAADALRTVDRVSAADLALSVTVESIWSIEDDELELRVEIEPSRGWRSVWPRIGVRFELPDGTEPVDGADWFGLGPLESYPDSRRAARTGRFSSGVGDLAVAYARPQETGHRSHLRRLTLTSGGTEVLRLVALPDTRGRRPGFTLGRHTPQQIARAAHPFELPESTTSHLIIDAVQHGLGSRSCGPDVWPEFVLRPEARTIRLRITRGA; encoded by the coding sequence TTGCCCTCCCCGCTCTCCACGTACGTGTCGGACACCGCACCGTGGCGGGGCGCCCTGCGTCCGGCCCGCTCCTGGCTGCACTCCGACGTCCCCTCCCAGTCGCTGAACGGCCCCTGGCAGTTCCGTCTGTCGCCCACGGCGGCGGTCGCCGAGGACTTCGCCGCCGAGGACTTCGACGACCAGGGCTGGGACAGCATCCCGGTGCCCGCGCACTGGGTGCTGGAAGGCGACGGCGCCTACGGCCGGCCGATCTACACGAACGTCCAGTACCCGTTCCCCATCGACCCGCCGCACGTCCCCGACGAGAACCCCACCGGCGACTACCGCCGCCGCTTCGACCTCCCCGAGGACTGGTCGGACGCCGAGCGGCTCCTGCTGCGGTTCGACGGAGTGGAGTCGCTGTTCAGGGTCTGGGTGAACGGCGACGAGATCGGCAGCGCCAGTGGCAGCAGGCTGGCCCACGAGTTCGACGTGACGTCCGCGGTGCGACCGGGCGACAACGTCGTCGCCGTACGGGTGCACCAGTGGTCGGCCGCCAGCTACCTGGAGGACCAGGACCAGTGGTGGCTGCCGGGCATCTTCCGGGACGTCACCCTGCTCGCCCGCCCGGCCGGGGGCGTCGAGGACGTCTGGCTGCGCACCGGCTACGACCACGGAAACGGCCGTATCGACCCGGAGGTCACAGCCGACGCGGCCGCGTTCCCCGTCACCCTGCGCATCCCCGAACTCGGCGTCGAGCGGGTCTGGGCCACCCCGGCCGACGTGGCGCCCCTCGACATCGCGGGCGTGGAGCCGTGGTCGGCCGAGCAGCCCCGCCTGTACGACGCCACCGTGTCCTCGGCCGCGGAGAGCATCACCCTGCGGGTCGGCTTCCGCACCGTGGAGATCCGCGGCGACCGCTTCCTGGTCAACGGCCGCCGAGTCGTCTTCCACGGGATGAACCGGCACGAGGCCCACCCCGAGCGCGGCCGGGTCTTCGACGAAAAGCACGCCCGCGCGGACCTGGCCCGCATGAAGCGGTTCAACGTGAACGCCATCCGCACCAGCCACTACCCCCCGCACCCCCGGCTGCTCGACCTCGCCGACGAACTCGGCTTCTGGATCGTCCTCGAATGCGATCTGGAGACCCACGGCTTCGAGAACGTCGACTGGGCCGACAACCCGAGCGACGACCCGGCCTGGCGCGCGGCCTACCTGGACCGTGTCGAGCGCACCGTCGAGCGGGACAAGAACCATCCCGGCGTCGTGATCTGGTCACTCGGCAACGAGGCCGGAACCGGCGCCAACCTCGCCGCCATGTCGGCCTGGGTCCACGCCCGCGACCCCGAGCGTCCCGTGCACTACGAAGGTGACTACACCGGCGAGTACACCGACGTCTATTCGCGCATGTACGCGACGGTCCCGGAGATCGAGCAGATCGGCACGGACGGTTCCGGCGCGCCACTGCTCGGCTGCACGCCCGCGCAGGGCGCCCGGCAGCGCACCAAGCCGTTCCTGCTCTGCGAGTACGCCCACGCGATGGGCAACGGGCCGGGTGCCCTCGACCAGTACGAGGAACTGGCCCACCGGTTCCCGCGGCTGCACGGCGGCTTCGTCTGGGAGTGGCGCGACCACGGCATCCTGACCACGGCCCCGGACGGGACGCCGTACCACGCCTACGGCGGTGACTTCGGGGAGGTCGTGCACGACGGCAACTTCGTGATGGACGGGATGGTGCTCAGCGACGACGTGCCGACGCCGAGCCTGCACGAGTTCAAGGCGGTCACGCAGCCGATCCGCTTCGCCTTCGACGGCGACACGCTCGAGATCACCAACCTGCGGCACTCGGCCGACACGTCCGACCTGCGTTTCCGCTGGCGCGTCGAGCACGACGGAAACCCCGTGGACTCCGGGGAATGGGATGCCCCGCTCCTCGCGGCAGGCGAGTCGGGGCAGGTGCCGTTGCCGCCGGTCGCGGTGGCCCCGCACGGCGAGACCTGGCTGACGGTCGAGGCGGTACTGGCGGCGGCGACCGCCTGGGCGCCGCAGGGGCATGAGATCGCCACCGCCCAACTCGACCGCTCGGTACGGCGGCCGGTGCCCGCCGCCCGGCCCCGGCGCGACTGGCGACCCGGCGAGGGAACGCTCACGCTCGGCATCGCCGAATTCACCGACGGCTCCCTCACCCGCCTCGCCGGGCGCCCCGTGACCGGCCCACGCCTGGAGCTGTTCCGCGCACCCACCGACAACGACGAGAGCCGGGCCGACCGGCTGGAGGGCAGCGACAACAGCGTCCTCGGGGTGTCCAGCGCCGACACGTGGCGCCGCGACGGCCTGGACCGGCTGACCACGCGGCGCCTCGGCGTCGAGCAGGCCGCGGACGCCCTGCGCACCGTCGACCGGGTCTCCGCCGCGGACTTGGCCCTCTCGGTGACCGTGGAGTCCATCTGGTCGATCGAGGACGACGAACTCGAACTGCGCGTGGAGATCGAGCCCTCGCGCGGCTGGCGGTCGGTGTGGCCGCGGATCGGGGTGCGCTTCGAACTGCCCGACGGGACGGAACCCGTCGACGGCGCGGACTGGTTCGGCCTGGGCCCGCTGGAGTCCTACCCCGACAGTCGCCGCGCGGCCCGCACCGGCCGCTTCTCCTCCGGTGTCGGGGACCTCGCGGTCGCCTACGCGCGCCCCCAGGAGACCGGCCACCGCTCCCACCTGCGCCGCCTCACGTTGACCAGCGGCGGCACCGAGGTACTGCGGCTCGTGGCCCTCCCCGACACCCGCGGCCGGCGCCCCGGCTTCACCCTCGGCCGCCACACCCCCCAGCAGATCGCCCGGGCCGCACACCCCTTCGAGCTGCCGGAGTCGACCACGAGCCACCTGATCATCGACGCCGTCCAGCACGGACTCGGCTCCCGGTCCTGCGGACCGGACGTGTGGCCGGAGTTCGTGCTGCGCCCCGAAGCCCGCACCATCAGGCTGCGCATCACACGGGGCGCCTGA
- a CDS encoding carbohydrate ABC transporter permease codes for MSTVSALGKQHTPLRPARILLHTFLTVTALAWLAPLLWALFAALRPYAETSDKGYVSWPDKLSLDNFTDAFEQSDMLHYFGNTLIIAVPAVLLTLFLSSCVAFYLSRFDFRVNLFLLLVFTAGNLLPQQVIITPLYRMYLLIDLPGITMSGKLYDSALGLVLIHVAFQSGFCAFVLSNYMRSLPHELTEAALVDGASVWRLYWQIVLPLCKPAMAALATLLSIWIYNDFFWAIVLISTGENMPITSALNNLSGQYFTDPNLVAAGALLTAIPTLIVYFVLQRQFVSGLTLGANKG; via the coding sequence ATGAGCACCGTGAGCGCGCTCGGAAAGCAGCACACCCCGCTCCGGCCCGCCCGGATCCTGCTGCACACCTTCCTCACCGTCACCGCCCTCGCCTGGCTGGCCCCGCTGCTGTGGGCTCTGTTCGCCGCGCTGCGCCCGTACGCCGAGACGAGCGACAAGGGCTACGTCTCCTGGCCCGACAAGCTGAGCCTGGACAATTTCACCGACGCGTTCGAGCAGTCGGACATGCTGCACTACTTCGGCAACACGCTGATCATCGCGGTCCCGGCCGTGCTGCTCACGCTGTTCCTGTCGTCGTGCGTGGCGTTCTACCTCAGCCGCTTCGACTTCCGGGTCAACCTGTTCCTGCTGCTGGTCTTCACCGCCGGCAACCTGCTGCCCCAGCAGGTCATCATCACCCCGCTGTACCGCATGTACCTGCTCATCGACCTGCCCGGCATCACCATGAGCGGCAAGCTGTACGACTCGGCGCTGGGTCTGGTGCTGATCCATGTGGCGTTCCAGTCGGGGTTCTGCGCGTTCGTGCTGAGCAACTACATGCGTTCGCTGCCGCACGAGCTCACCGAGGCCGCGCTGGTCGACGGGGCGTCGGTGTGGCGTCTGTACTGGCAGATCGTGCTGCCCCTGTGCAAGCCCGCGATGGCCGCCCTGGCGACGCTGCTGTCCATCTGGATCTACAACGACTTCTTCTGGGCGATCGTGCTGATCTCCACCGGCGAGAACATGCCGATCACCTCCGCCTTGAACAACCTCTCCGGCCAGTACTTCACCGACCCCAACCTGGTCGCCGCCGGCGCCCTGCTCACCGCGATCCCCACCCTGATCGTGTACTTCGTGCTCCAGCGGCAGTTCGTCAGCGGACTGACCCTCGGCGCCAACAAGGGCTGA
- a CDS encoding carbohydrate ABC transporter permease, whose protein sequence is MTAPTNAGVGTGITSTPGAAAVPPPGSPNDMTTHQKKRPRVPSGHRRLLTRRDRVTLGLMAGVPTILHVALVWLTALASVALAFTTWDGIGFDSIKWVGLHNFSELFSSNPQFWPAVEHNVIWFVVLILVPTPMGLFLAVQLDKKIRFSRVYQTAFFLPVVVSMAVIGFVWQLVYNPDTGLINSLIGANEPGHYIDWIGDPDLNLWAILVAASWRHTGYMMILYLAGLKGVDPSLREATALDGANEWQTFRHVIFPTLRPTNTVVLVVTIIEALRAFDLVFVFNKGAQGTELLSILVTNNIIGESSRIGYGSAIAVVLLVISLAVIIPYLIATFRKERRA, encoded by the coding sequence ATGACCGCTCCGACGAACGCCGGTGTCGGGACCGGTATCACCAGCACCCCGGGGGCGGCAGCCGTCCCGCCCCCGGGCTCCCCGAACGACATGACGACCCATCAGAAGAAGCGGCCGCGAGTGCCCTCGGGCCACCGACGACTGCTCACCCGGCGGGACCGCGTCACGCTCGGCCTGATGGCCGGCGTGCCGACGATCCTGCACGTGGCCCTCGTGTGGCTGACGGCCCTCGCGTCGGTCGCCCTGGCCTTCACCACCTGGGACGGCATCGGCTTCGACTCCATCAAGTGGGTCGGGCTCCACAACTTCTCGGAACTGTTCTCCAGCAACCCGCAGTTCTGGCCCGCCGTCGAGCACAACGTCATCTGGTTCGTCGTGCTCATCCTCGTCCCGACGCCCATGGGCCTGTTCCTGGCCGTGCAGCTGGACAAGAAGATCCGGTTCAGCCGGGTCTACCAGACCGCGTTCTTCCTGCCGGTCGTCGTGTCGATGGCCGTCATCGGCTTCGTCTGGCAGCTGGTCTACAACCCCGACACGGGCCTGATCAACAGCCTGATCGGCGCCAACGAGCCCGGCCACTACATCGACTGGATCGGCGACCCCGACCTCAACCTCTGGGCGATCCTCGTCGCCGCGTCCTGGCGCCACACCGGCTACATGATGATCCTCTACCTGGCCGGCCTCAAGGGCGTCGACCCGTCCCTGCGGGAAGCCACCGCGCTGGACGGCGCCAACGAGTGGCAGACGTTCCGGCACGTCATCTTCCCCACCCTGCGCCCGACCAACACCGTCGTCCTCGTCGTCACCATCATCGAGGCACTGCGCGCCTTCGACCTGGTCTTCGTCTTCAACAAGGGCGCCCAGGGCACGGAACTGCTGTCGATCCTCGTCACCAACAACATCATCGGCGAGTCCAGCCGGATCGGGTACGGCTCGGCGATCGCCGTCGTCCTCCTGGTGATCTCGCTCGCCGTGATCATCCCGTACCTGATCGCGACCTTTCGGAAGGAGCGGCGAGCATGA
- a CDS encoding ABC transporter substrate-binding protein, with the protein MHSSSLGRPMPAPSRRSVLRGIGGAAVLGAGIPLLSACGGSGTAVDPKTVSLGSNASDAVPKKAFAEIYAAFQKQSGITVDVNTKDHNTFQEQINSYLQGTPDDVFSWFAGYRMQFFAAKKLATPIDDVWQKIGGNFPDAMKALSKGEDGKFYFVPISTSLWGVFYRRSVFKQYGYEVPTTWDQLVALCKQMKKDGLVPLAFGDKDAWPALGTFDQINFRTNGYDFHVELMAGKASWTDAKVRKTFDNWTEILPYHQDGAVGRTWQDAAQALIAKKAGMYLFGSFVAQQFTNKADLDDLDFFPFPEIDPAYGQDTVEAPTDGFMLSKAPKNTSGAHKLLEFLGTPEAEQIYLKSDTSLVAASNKADTSSYTALQKKAYATISGAKHLTQFMDRDSRPDFTSTVMQPALQKFVRDPKGVDSLLASIERQKKTIFASA; encoded by the coding sequence ATGCACTCTTCCTCCCTCGGCCGGCCCATGCCCGCGCCCAGCCGCCGCAGCGTCCTGCGCGGAATCGGCGGCGCGGCCGTCCTCGGCGCCGGCATCCCACTGCTCAGCGCCTGCGGCGGCAGCGGTACGGCTGTCGACCCGAAGACGGTCAGCCTCGGTTCGAACGCGTCGGACGCGGTGCCGAAGAAGGCGTTCGCCGAGATCTACGCCGCGTTCCAGAAGCAGTCCGGGATCACGGTCGACGTGAACACCAAGGACCACAACACGTTCCAGGAGCAGATCAACTCCTACCTCCAGGGCACCCCGGACGACGTGTTCAGCTGGTTCGCCGGCTACCGCATGCAGTTCTTCGCCGCGAAGAAGCTCGCCACGCCCATCGACGACGTGTGGCAGAAGATCGGCGGCAACTTCCCCGACGCCATGAAGGCGCTCAGCAAGGGTGAGGACGGCAAGTTCTACTTCGTGCCGATCTCCACGTCCCTCTGGGGGGTCTTCTACCGCAGAAGCGTCTTCAAGCAGTACGGCTACGAGGTCCCCACCACCTGGGACCAACTCGTCGCCCTGTGCAAGCAGATGAAGAAGGACGGCCTGGTCCCGCTCGCCTTCGGCGACAAGGACGCCTGGCCCGCGCTCGGCACCTTCGACCAGATCAACTTCCGCACCAACGGCTACGACTTCCATGTCGAGCTGATGGCCGGCAAGGCGTCGTGGACGGACGCGAAGGTCCGCAAGACCTTCGACAACTGGACCGAGATCCTCCCCTACCACCAGGACGGCGCCGTCGGCCGCACCTGGCAGGACGCCGCCCAGGCCCTGATCGCGAAGAAGGCGGGCATGTACCTGTTCGGCAGCTTCGTGGCGCAGCAGTTCACGAACAAGGCCGACCTGGACGACCTCGACTTCTTCCCCTTCCCGGAGATCGACCCCGCGTACGGCCAGGACACCGTCGAGGCCCCCACCGACGGCTTCATGCTCTCCAAGGCCCCGAAGAACACGTCCGGCGCGCACAAGCTGCTGGAGTTCCTCGGCACGCCGGAGGCCGAGCAGATCTACCTGAAGTCCGACACGAGTCTGGTCGCCGCCTCCAACAAGGCCGACACCTCGTCCTACACAGCACTGCAGAAGAAGGCGTACGCGACGATCTCCGGCGCCAAGCACCTCACACAGTTCATGGACCGCGACAGCCGGCCCGACTTCACCTCCACGGTGATGCAGCCCGCGCTGCAGAAGTTCGTTCGCGACCCCAAGGGCGTCGACAGCCTGCTGGCGTCGATCGAACGCCAGAAGAAGACGATCTTCGCGTCCGCATGA